Within the Candidatus Eisenbacteria bacterium genome, the region ACGGCTCGCACCGCGCGATCGCCTCGCGCACGCCGGCACGTGTCCCGCCGACGTTCACCGCGCCGATCGCGTGGGATCGGAGCTGCCGCCACATGCGCGTCGTCGTCAGGATCGCGACCACCGCGACCTCGCGATCCACGGCGCCGAGCGCAGGACGCGAGAGCGTCATGCCGTATCCCTGCAGGATCATCCAGTCCGCCAGGTCGGGCGAGAGGCCGCGCATCGTCTCGAGAAGCCTCTCGAAGTTGCGCCCGTACACGCGGCGGCAGAGCGCGTCGCCGTCGCGGCGCCACCGCGCGGGGTCCGGGGGTTCCGCGGGCGCCGGACTCCACCCCGCGCGCTCCAGCACCGGACGCACGGCGAAGAGCGCCTCGATCGCCCGGGGAAAGCCCACGAAGAGATAGGACTGGAGCGTGGCCTCGTAGAGCGCCGCCGGCGGGACGCCGGTCGCGAGGGCGCGCTCGGCCTCGCGCGTCACGTCGTCCGAGCCCGCCACGGCGATGGCGGCGGACAGCGTGACGAGCGCGGCGGTCGGAGCCGCGAGCGCTTGAACCGAGCCCCCCGCGTCGCGCATCTTCGCAGCCTATGAGCGCGGGTGAGGGATGTCAATTGGCGGCCACGGCGATCCTCGTGCTCGTGGCCATCGCGTGGGCCGGCGGCGCGA harbors:
- a CDS encoding carboxymuconolactone decarboxylase family protein — translated: MRDAGGSVQALAAPTAALVTLSAAIAVAGSDDVTREAERALATGVPPAALYEATLQSYLFVGFPRAIEALFAVRPVLERAGWSPAPAEPPDPARWRRDGDALCRRVYGRNFERLLETMRGLSPDLADWMILQGYGMTLSRPALGAVDREVAVVAILTTTRMWRQLRSHAIGAVNVGGTRAGVREAIARCEPYAGAETVAEALRVAGFVEEEGDGARR